The proteins below are encoded in one region of Clostridium fermenticellae:
- a CDS encoding type IA DNA topoisomerase, which translates to MKRLIIAEKPSLAMNIVKSIGSMNRYDGYFEDSNYIVTFAFGHLLQLFDVDDYFNREKSRWELEELPFIPDNFKFKIRNDSGVKKQFKIINDLINRKDVLEIVNCGDADREGQVIIDNIVNRIFKDSELKKTVKRMWLPEQTMQTIKDELKTLKDDGEYSNLYNEGLARTYLDWTYGINLTRYLSIKSKSFLPVGRVLIPIVKFIYDRDKTIKNFKPETFFEIGAIISKENLKIKAKLKDRHFSVSERKKAEKLLKGLEDKKAIVSKVEKKEVKKYPPKLFSLDTLQNKMFKDYKMSLDDTLKYLQSLYENGYTTYPRTNTEYLADNEKSKIKSVIAQVREKYNVDIAFKDKKTIFNNKKVESHSAITLTVKFPCEKHLTEGERKVYDAIKNRFISNFLNEEALVEETKIIINIENEIIELKGNVIKQKGFLKYERMKRENELPKFVEGEELDTKLSVDEKQTQKPNKVTESELNNFLKNPFKKQEVEELESENDDDEYKFILEGCEIGTVATRAGIIKNAQKYEYIKEIKGHLECEDKGTKLIEVLEKLNIDMNKEKTVEFGRELKKVYKSDIDVGTVVDNVKRELNSIITNGKNIKISRIENKVYRTENESNSLGACPACGKGSIITGRTGYGCSRWRQNCNFFIGKKIAGKDISESVVKKLLRDKKTGIIKGFKSKNGKNFNAGLKIEKSNVVFDFTLQDEGLGICPVCGKGKVKENKSGYGCSRWKEGCKFFVGNKIAGKKISEAMVKKLIKDKKTKIMKGFRSKSGKDFEAALKVENGKVVFDFTPAKLISKNTHKVAGSKVNLP; encoded by the coding sequence ATGAAGCGTTTAATAATAGCAGAGAAGCCGAGCTTGGCCATGAATATAGTTAAAAGCATTGGGAGCATGAATAGATATGATGGATATTTTGAAGACAGTAATTACATTGTAACCTTTGCATTTGGGCATCTTCTTCAGTTGTTTGATGTAGATGATTATTTTAATAGAGAAAAATCAAGATGGGAGCTTGAGGAGCTTCCTTTTATTCCAGATAATTTTAAATTTAAGATAAGAAACGACAGTGGGGTAAAAAAACAATTTAAAATAATAAATGATTTAATTAATAGAAAAGATGTTTTAGAGATTGTAAATTGTGGAGATGCAGATAGAGAAGGTCAAGTTATTATAGATAATATAGTAAATAGAATTTTTAAGGATAGTGAATTAAAAAAAACTGTAAAAAGAATGTGGCTTCCAGAACAAACTATGCAAACAATAAAAGATGAATTAAAAACTTTAAAAGATGATGGGGAGTATAGTAATTTATATAATGAAGGGCTTGCAAGAACATATCTTGATTGGACATATGGGATAAATTTAACAAGGTATTTAAGCATAAAATCTAAATCATTTTTACCTGTAGGTCGTGTGCTTATACCAATAGTTAAATTTATATATGATAGAGATAAAACAATAAAAAACTTTAAACCAGAAACCTTTTTTGAAATAGGTGCGATCATAAGCAAAGAAAACCTAAAAATAAAAGCTAAGTTAAAAGACCGACATTTTTCAGTGAGTGAAAGAAAAAAAGCAGAAAAGCTATTAAAAGGTTTGGAGGATAAAAAAGCAATAGTAAGTAAGGTAGAAAAGAAAGAAGTAAAAAAGTATCCACCTAAATTATTTTCACTTGATACTCTGCAGAACAAGATGTTTAAAGATTATAAAATGTCCCTTGATGATACATTAAAATACTTGCAGAGCCTGTATGAAAATGGATATACTACATATCCAAGGACTAATACAGAATATTTGGCTGATAATGAGAAAAGTAAAATAAAAAGTGTTATTGCACAAGTAAGGGAAAAGTATAATGTAGATATAGCTTTTAAAGATAAAAAAACTATATTTAACAATAAAAAGGTTGAAAGCCATAGTGCGATTACACTTACTGTAAAATTTCCTTGTGAAAAGCATTTAACTGAAGGTGAAAGAAAGGTTTATGATGCGATAAAGAATAGATTTATAAGTAATTTTTTAAATGAAGAGGCATTGGTAGAAGAAACTAAGATAATCATAAATATAGAAAATGAAATTATAGAACTTAAGGGAAATGTTATTAAGCAAAAGGGATTTTTAAAATATGAAAGAATGAAAAGGGAAAATGAACTTCCTAAATTTGTTGAAGGTGAAGAACTTGATACAAAGCTTTCAGTAGATGAAAAACAAACTCAAAAACCAAATAAGGTAACAGAATCAGAACTGAACAATTTTCTCAAAAATCCTTTTAAAAAACAAGAAGTAGAAGAACTTGAATCAGAAAATGATGATGATGAATATAAATTTATACTTGAAGGCTGTGAAATAGGCACTGTGGCAACAAGGGCAGGAATTATAAAAAATGCACAAAAATATGAATATATAAAAGAAATCAAAGGACATTTAGAATGTGAGGATAAGGGAACTAAACTTATAGAAGTTCTTGAAAAGCTTAATATTGATATGAACAAAGAAAAAACCGTTGAGTTTGGAAGGGAACTTAAAAAGGTATATAAAAGTGATATAGACGTAGGTACCGTAGTGGATAATGTAAAACGTGAATTAAATAGTATAATAACTAATGGTAAAAATATAAAAATTAGTAGAATAGAAAATAAGGTATATAGGACAGAGAATGAATCTAATAGTTTAGGGGCATGTCCTGCATGTGGAAAGGGAAGTATTATAACTGGCAGAACAGGTTATGGCTGCAGCAGATGGAGACAAAACTGTAACTTTTTTATAGGAAAAAAGATAGCTGGAAAGGATATAAGTGAGTCAGTTGTAAAAAAACTTTTAAGGGATAAAAAAACGGGAATTATAAAAGGGTTTAAGAGCAAAAATGGCAAGAATTTTAATGCCGGGCTCAAGATAGAGAAATCTAATGTTGTGTTTGATTTTACTCTTCAGGATGAGGGATTAGGCATATGTCCGGTATGTGGTAAAGGTAAAGTAAAAGAGAATAAATCAGGCTATGGCTGCAGCAGATGGAAGGAAGGATGCAAGTTTTTTGTAGGAAACAAAATAGCCGGGAAAAAGATAAGTGAAGCTATGGTTAAAAAACTTATAAAGGATAAAAAAACAAAAATTATGAAGGGTTTCAGGAGCAAGTCTGGTAAAGACTTTGAAGCTGCATTAAAGGTGGAAAATGGCAAAGTTGTATTTGATTTTACGCCAGCAAAACTTATCTCTAAAAATACGCATAAAGTTGCCGGCTCAAAAGTTAATTTACCATAG
- a CDS encoding bifunctional folylpolyglutamate synthase/dihydrofolate synthase yields the protein MNYDEAIEYIDSAARFGKKSGLERIRKILELLGNPHKKVRFIHIAGTNGKGSITAMITSILIDAGFKIGMFTSPYIEEFEERIQINGRNIAKDDLSRIITNISRVVNIVMEMGFERPTQFEIITCVMFCYFYYENVDFAVIEVGIGGRLDCTNVIEEYNNKTKGGVILSIIASISFDHMDLLGDTLEKIAYEKAGIIKNGIPIVLYPNEKKVERVIEEVSLDKNSKLIKVSSMSVESNNCKISSESVNFAQNIKVTTSQNEYNIELSLIGRYQILNCATVIFAVEELVKMGIEIDKSCIYDSLKKVKWVGRLEVMKRNPLVVLDGAHNVDGIQKLKESIEKCFKYKNLILILGILADKEVCKMVNEIVPLARKIITVAPNTYRAEGSRQLCDMIKEVNENCESEDSYEMAYKRALSYCSDDDLLVVSGSLYMIGDMRKIISKSRKV from the coding sequence ATGAATTATGATGAAGCAATAGAATACATAGATAGTGCAGCTAGATTCGGAAAAAAATCTGGACTTGAAAGAATTAGAAAGATACTTGAATTATTAGGAAATCCGCATAAAAAAGTGAGGTTTATACATATAGCAGGTACAAATGGTAAAGGTTCTATAACTGCAATGATTACAAGTATCTTAATTGATGCAGGTTTTAAGATTGGAATGTTTACCTCACCTTATATAGAAGAATTTGAGGAGCGAATTCAGATAAATGGAAGAAATATAGCTAAAGATGATTTAAGCAGGATAATAACTAATATTTCAAGGGTCGTTAACATAGTAATGGAAATGGGATTTGAAAGACCTACACAATTTGAAATAATAACATGTGTTATGTTTTGCTATTTTTATTATGAAAATGTGGATTTTGCTGTAATAGAGGTTGGAATAGGTGGAAGGCTTGATTGCACCAACGTAATTGAGGAATATAATAATAAAACTAAGGGAGGGGTGATATTAAGTATTATTGCCTCTATAAGTTTTGATCATATGGATTTGCTTGGAGATACATTAGAAAAGATAGCATATGAAAAAGCTGGAATAATAAAAAATGGTATTCCAATTGTTTTGTATCCTAACGAAAAGAAAGTTGAAAGAGTTATAGAAGAAGTTTCTTTAGATAAAAATTCTAAACTTATTAAAGTATCATCTATGTCTGTTGAAAGCAATAATTGTAAAATAAGTAGTGAAAGTGTAAATTTTGCTCAAAATATTAAAGTAACAACCTCACAAAATGAGTATAATATCGAGTTGTCACTTATAGGCAGGTATCAGATTCTTAATTGTGCAACTGTAATATTTGCAGTTGAAGAATTAGTTAAAATGGGAATTGAGATAGACAAAAGCTGTATATATGATTCCTTAAAGAAGGTAAAATGGGTGGGAAGACTTGAAGTAATGAAAAGAAATCCCCTTGTTGTTTTAGATGGTGCACATAATGTAGATGGTATTCAAAAATTAAAGGAAAGCATAGAAAAATGCTTTAAATATAAAAATCTGATTTTAATACTTGGGATATTAGCTGATAAGGAAGTTTGTAAAATGGTAAATGAAATAGTACCTTTAGCACGAAAAATTATAACAGTGGCTCCAAATACATATAGAGCAGAAGGTTCTCGTCAACTCTGCGATATGATAAAAGAAGTAAATGAAAATTGTGAGTCAGAAGATAGTTATGAAATGGCTTATAAAAGAGCATTATCTTATTGCAGTGATGATGATCTTCTTGTTGTGTCTGGATCTTTATATATGATAGGTGATATGAGAAAAATAATAAGTAAATCAAGGAAGGTATAA
- a CDS encoding TIGR03905 family TSCPD domain-containing protein codes for MYTYIPKGVCSKKISFDVKDNKIFNVSFVGGCNGNLQGISKLVEGMNINDVSKKLKGISCNGKGTSCPDQLAQAVQEFIPKK; via the coding sequence GTGTATACTTATATACCAAAAGGTGTCTGTTCTAAGAAAATAAGCTTTGATGTAAAAGATAATAAAATTTTCAACGTTTCATTTGTAGGTGGATGTAATGGAAATCTACAAGGTATATCAAAACTTGTTGAGGGTATGAATATAAATGATGTTTCAAAAAAATTAAAAGGTATATCATGCAATGGGAAAGGTACTTCCTGTCCTGACCAACTTGCTCAGGCAGTTCAAGAATTCATACCAAAAAAATAA
- a CDS encoding YncE family protein, with protein MSFLYVCNTSSDCISSINIDKFKEDKRIILKKHNFNYRIGPHGICSYKDKLLVVNNYSNNISILDIKNGVEESSHYIGVHCNDVVVFKDTAYVICGDTNSLIAFDLLKKQIISQIPCGNLPHSICINREKKLLLISNVEDDSISLIDCTNNENIKNIRVGAYPTKALFTVDGRYILVCESNIGSDYKGSIAIISLKNYRLITKITAGSSPIDMWCNENSCFVSNFGDGSISLIDINCYREDENIIVGGMPRAIIKYGKNIYVGDSYNNLLIKVNVLSKQKKYIPIGGEPTGMILI; from the coding sequence TTGAGTTTTTTGTATGTGTGTAATACTTCATCAGATTGTATTTCTAGTATAAACATAGATAAATTTAAAGAAGATAAGAGGATTATTTTAAAAAAACATAATTTTAACTATAGAATTGGGCCTCATGGCATATGCTCATATAAAGATAAATTATTAGTTGTTAATAACTATAGTAATAATATATCAATATTAGATATAAAAAATGGAGTAGAAGAAAGCAGTCATTATATAGGTGTACATTGTAATGATGTAGTAGTATTTAAAGATACAGCATATGTAATATGTGGAGATACTAACAGTCTTATTGCCTTTGATTTGTTAAAAAAACAAATTATTTCTCAAATTCCATGTGGAAATTTACCTCATAGTATATGTATAAATAGAGAAAAAAAACTACTTTTGATTTCTAATGTAGAAGATGATAGTATAAGTCTAATAGATTGTACAAATAATGAAAATATAAAAAATATACGTGTAGGAGCATACCCTACCAAAGCTCTCTTCACAGTAGATGGAAGATATATTTTAGTATGTGAAAGTAATATAGGATCAGATTATAAGGGGAGTATAGCAATAATATCTTTGAAAAATTACAGATTGATAACAAAAATTACGGCTGGAAGCTCACCTATAGATATGTGGTGCAATGAAAATTCATGCTTTGTATCAAATTTTGGTGATGGAAGTATAAGCTTGATAGATATAAATTGTTATAGGGAAGATGAAAATATAATAGTAGGTGGAATGCCAAGAGCTATAATTAAATATGGAAAAAATATTTATGTTGGTGATAGTTATAATAATTTATTAATAAAAGTAAATGTTTTAAGCAAACAAAAAAAATATATACCCATAGGAGGAGAACCCACAGGTATGATTTTAATTTAA
- a CDS encoding DUF4364 family protein, which translates to MFDDTLELAENKLLLLYIFNKMSFPISNNQITEIVLENNLINYFTLQQYLTELVSSNFLKYTNKTGNYRYIITNKGQKVLLLFANRIAKQKTNTVDEYLNKQIDNIKKKVTVIADYTIESENNFIVDLKTLKNDSVIIDLKLNVDSNKRAKELCEKWNKNSLKLYNKIIDLLNEE; encoded by the coding sequence ATGTTTGATGACACTTTAGAATTAGCGGAAAATAAACTTTTATTATTATACATTTTTAATAAAATGAGCTTCCCAATTTCTAATAATCAGATAACAGAAATAGTACTTGAAAATAACCTTATAAATTATTTTACACTCCAGCAATATTTAACGGAATTAGTATCCTCTAACTTTTTAAAATATACAAATAAGACTGGAAATTACAGATATATTATAACAAATAAAGGTCAAAAAGTTCTTCTACTATTCGCCAATAGAATTGCAAAACAAAAAACTAATACTGTAGATGAATATCTTAATAAGCAAATAGATAATATTAAGAAAAAAGTTACTGTAATTGCTGATTACACAATAGAATCTGAAAATAACTTTATTGTTGATTTAAAGACCTTGAAAAATGATTCTGTAATTATTGACCTTAAGTTAAACGTAGACTCAAATAAACGAGCAAAAGAATTGTGTGAAAAGTGGAATAAAAACTCCTTAAAGCTGTATAATAAGATAATAGATTTACTTAATGAAGAATAA
- the pdaB gene encoding polysaccharide deacetylase family sporulation protein PdaB, with amino-acid sequence MLTIAICVSMLVNRRNTGVFINTNRKLPIYSVDTQEKKVAITFDVSLGNDNMDEILDTLDKYDIKATFFLVGEWTDSHSDEVKELYKRGHEIGNHSDKHPDMTKLSKDEIIEDININDAKIRNLIGTSTKLFRCPSGSYNNSVIQTVENAGWYCIQWDADSIDWKDQGMELEYNRIMKNVKPGSILLFHTTAKYTPQNLPRIIENLKKEGYKFVKVGDLIYKTNYHIDYSGRQIQN; translated from the coding sequence ATGCTGACAATAGCTATATGTGTATCTATGCTTGTAAATCGTAGAAATACAGGTGTATTCATAAATACGAATAGAAAGCTGCCGATATATTCTGTAGATACACAAGAGAAAAAAGTTGCTATTACATTTGATGTGAGTCTTGGAAATGATAATATGGATGAAATTTTAGATACGCTTGATAAGTATGATATAAAAGCTACATTTTTCTTGGTTGGTGAGTGGACAGATAGCCATTCTGATGAAGTTAAAGAGTTGTATAAAAGGGGACACGAGATAGGCAATCATTCTGATAAACATCCTGATATGACTAAGCTTTCCAAAGATGAAATTATAGAGGATATTAATATCAATGATGCTAAAATAAGAAATTTGATTGGAACTTCTACAAAATTATTTAGATGTCCTTCTGGTTCTTATAATAATTCAGTTATTCAAACTGTAGAAAATGCTGGATGGTATTGTATACAATGGGATGCAGACAGCATAGATTGGAAGGATCAGGGTATGGAATTAGAATATAATCGAATTATGAAAAATGTAAAACCTGGTTCAATATTATTATTTCATACTACTGCTAAGTATACACCGCAAAATTTGCCTAGAATAATTGAAAATTTAAAGAAGGAAGGATATAAATTTGTAAAGGTTGGAGATCTAATATATAAAACTAATTATCATATAGATTACAGTGGAAGACAAATTCAGAATTAA
- a CDS encoding single-stranded DNA-binding protein gives MDNLMLNNKIYLEGEVISELQFSHEMYGEGFYTFYFEVPRLSSTKDKLFVTISERLISEMEIKVGSQLIVEGQLRSYNKFINGANRLILTVFVRNIAFCEEKSRNPNQIFLDGFICKQPIYRTTPFGREISDMLLAVNRSYNKSDYIPTIAWGRNSRFCKNLEVGDNIRVWGRLQSREYQKRISDTEVMKKMAYEVSISKMEKVNKESDDPKTDETCEKADGKNQDEKQIS, from the coding sequence ATGGACAATTTAATGTTAAATAATAAAATTTATTTAGAAGGAGAAGTGATTTCTGAATTACAGTTTAGTCATGAAATGTACGGAGAGGGATTTTATACTTTTTATTTTGAGGTTCCTAGATTAAGTAGTACAAAGGATAAGTTATTTGTAACAATATCAGAAAGATTAATTAGTGAAATGGAGATAAAGGTTGGATCTCAACTCATCGTAGAAGGACAGCTTAGGTCTTATAATAAATTTATAAATGGAGCTAATAGGCTTATATTAACAGTATTTGTGAGAAATATTGCTTTCTGTGAGGAAAAAAGTAGAAATCCAAATCAGATATTCCTTGATGGTTTTATTTGTAAACAACCTATATATAGGACAACTCCTTTTGGAAGAGAGATATCAGATATGCTTTTGGCGGTTAATAGATCCTATAATAAATCGGATTACATACCGACTATAGCATGGGGAAGAAATTCAAGATTTTGTAAGAATCTTGAAGTTGGTGACAATATAAGAGTATGGGGGAGGCTTCAGAGTAGAGAATACCAAAAGAGAATATCCGATACTGAAGTCATGAAGAAAATGGCATATGAGGTTTCAATTTCAAAGATGGAAAAGGTAAATAAAGAGAGTGATGATCCAAAAACAGACGAAACATGTGAAAAAGCAGATGGAAAAAATCAAGATGAGAAACAAATTTCATAA
- the dapD gene encoding 2,3,4,5-tetrahydropyridine-2,6-dicarboxylate N-acetyltransferase: protein MNYDLTNPYEIARYIKESKKSTPVKLYLEGDLSGCNLGNIESFEANSKFYILFGEADEVFDLLDHNKDKIKKFKVEYDRRNSAIPLIDVTKIGARIEPGAIIRNKVKIEKNAVIMMGAVINIGAEIGEGTMVDMNAVVGARGKLGKRVHLGAGAVVAGVLEPPSKSPCEIGDDVLVGANAVILEGVKIGKNSVIAAGSVVVEDVPEGVVVAGVPAKIIKKVDDKTKDKTHLLDDLRK, encoded by the coding sequence ATGAATTACGATTTAACTAACCCATACGAAATAGCAAGATACATAAAAGAGTCTAAAAAATCCACTCCAGTAAAATTATATTTAGAAGGTGATCTTAGTGGATGCAATCTTGGAAATATAGAAAGTTTTGAAGCGAACTCTAAATTTTATATATTATTTGGAGAAGCTGATGAAGTTTTTGATTTGCTTGATCATAATAAAGATAAAATTAAAAAATTCAAAGTAGAATATGATAGAAGAAATTCTGCAATTCCACTTATAGATGTTACAAAAATAGGTGCTAGAATTGAACCAGGTGCAATTATAAGAAACAAGGTGAAAATCGAAAAAAATGCTGTTATAATGATGGGAGCCGTTATAAATATAGGTGCTGAAATTGGTGAGGGCACAATGGTAGATATGAATGCTGTAGTAGGTGCAAGAGGTAAACTCGGAAAAAGAGTTCATCTTGGTGCAGGTGCTGTAGTAGCTGGTGTTCTTGAACCACCTAGCAAATCCCCTTGTGAAATAGGTGATGATGTTCTTGTAGGGGCTAATGCAGTAATACTTGAAGGTGTTAAAATAGGTAAAAACTCTGTAATTGCTGCTGGTTCAGTAGTTGTGGAAGATGTACCTGAAGGTGTTGTAGTTGCAGGAGTACCTGCTAAAATAATCAAAAAAGTAGATGATAAGACTAAAGATAAGACTCACTTACTTGATGATCTTAGAAAATAA